A genomic region of Papaver somniferum cultivar HN1 chromosome 7, ASM357369v1, whole genome shotgun sequence contains the following coding sequences:
- the LOC113295245 gene encoding uncharacterized protein LOC113295245, giving the protein MAAVIIPTYEEESEQVNVVFPNHRPGYNPYSSTYNPGWKDHPNFSYANKQDVAPNPYVRPGFPATTSMFQQSQQKVDQHMQKTDSAIKDLQAQMGQMETEVNQLKARASTKLPSQTFVNPRENFNEVFLRSGKQTEDPKQQEKSKKKVLDKEIMDIFSKVHINIPFIEAIRTIPRYAKVLKDLCTRKERLIANEITQVGESASSMLLKKIPTKCKDPGGFTVPINIGDRRFERALLDLGASISVMSSDVYDSLNLGPLKDTWIIIQLANKSNIYPKGLVEDVLVQVNELIFPDDFFIVDMHNGDNCSSTSLLLGRPFIKTAKRKIDCDTGTLTMEFDKEIILFNIFEAMRYPSDIQYAFYIDVIGSLAQQMFDLNNDELESFLQNNIDLDVHGIPNLDIDICKEVSEACGALTASQEVITCNISYISLPVTDEVPLPYIVQAPKLELKPIPDHLKYSYLGDREELPIIIAKNLTAVQEERLLRVIMQSELF; this is encoded by the exons ATGGCAGCAGTTATTATTCCTActtatgaagaagagtctgaaCAGGTGAATGTTGTGTTCCCTAATCATAGGCCAGGGTATAATCCGTACTCTAGTACCtataatccaggttggaaagatcacccgAACTTCAGCTACGCAAACAAGCAAGATGTAGCTCCTAATCCGTATGTTCGACCAG gatttcctgcaactacatccatGTTCCAACAAAGTCAACAGAAAGTTGACCAACATATGCAGAAGACTGACTCTGCTATTAAAGATCTACAGGCCCAGATGGGGCAAATGGAAACTGAGGTTAATCAGCTGAAAGCACGAGCATCAACAAAGCTTCCATCACAaacttttgtgaatccaagagagaatttTAATGAAGTATTTTTGAGGAGCGGAAAGCAGACAGAAGATCCAaagcaacaagaaaag tcaaagaagaaagttCTAGACAAAGAAATTATGGATATCTTCAGCAAGGtgcatatcaacattccatttattgaggctaTCAGAACaatacccaggtatgccaaggttctgaaggatttgtgtacaaggaaagaGAGGTTGATTGCTAACGAGATCACTCAGGTGGGAGAAAGCGCTTCATCTATGTTGTTGAAAAAGATTCCGACAAAATGCAAAGATCCTGGCGGTTTTACAGTGCCGATCAATATTGGTGACCgacgatttgagcgtgctttgcttgatttgggtgcTTCTATAAGCGTAATGTcatccgatgtttatgattctttgaacctGGGACCATTGAAGGATACATGGATTATCATTCAATTAGctaataagtctaacatatatcctaagggacttgtgGAAGACGTGTTAGTACAAGTGAATGAATTGATCTTTCCGGATGATTTCTTTATTGTGGATATGCATAATGGAGACAATTGttcgtctacttcattacttctCGGGAGACCGTTCATAAAGACTGCTAAGAGGAAGATTGATTGTGATACTgggacactcactatggaatttgacaaAGAGATTATACTTTTCAATATCTTTGAAGCTATgcgttatccaagtgatatccaGTATGCATTTtatattgatgttattggttcgttagcacagCAGATGTTTGATTTGAACAACGATGAACTTGAATCTTTTCTACaaaataacattgatttggaTGTCCATGGAATTCCTAACTTGGACATTGATATTTGCAAGGAGGTTTCTGAGGCGTGTGGCGCTTTaacggcatcacaagaagttataACATGTAATATTTCCTATATATCTTTACCTGTAACTGATGAAGTTCCTTTACCCTatattgtgcaggcacctaaattAGAGTTGAAGCCTATACCTGATCACCTAAAGTACTCCTACTTGGGTGATAGGGAGGAGCTTCCAAtcattattgcaaagaatctcacagCAGTACAGGAAGAACGCTtgcttagg GTGATTATGCAGTCGGAGCTGTTTTGA